A DNA window from Mucilaginibacter xinganensis contains the following coding sequences:
- a CDS encoding AI-2E family transporter — protein MKDIPVTVKRSIELMGMFLIGSIIVACDTIIMPLLMAFFFSLMLMPVFRFFRKIHIPEVIAIFLPILILAIITGLVIWVFSSQVGLLLDDFPQITQNVTRHLDNLSTWISSSFGFSPTEQLNFINEQSKKLFSSAGSVLRGAAGSLSGFIIFFGLLPIYIYLIMMYRNLFLKFILMWFDKKDHENVEEGIRQTETMVKSYLIGLLIQITYIIILLGGCLMLFGIKNALLIGILFALLNLIPYLGAFIGNILGVLITLASSENIVDILIVLGAITVVQFLDNNILMPRIVGSQVKINPLTSIVGIIVGGAMAGISGMFLAMPILSVLKIVFDRSADYKQWGILLGDDRPTKSPMKI, from the coding sequence ATGAAAGATATACCGGTAACAGTAAAACGTTCAATTGAATTGATGGGCATGTTCCTGATAGGCTCAATTATAGTTGCCTGCGATACAATTATAATGCCATTACTGATGGCCTTTTTTTTTAGCCTGATGCTGATGCCGGTTTTTCGTTTTTTTAGAAAGATCCATATACCGGAAGTGATTGCTATTTTTTTGCCTATATTAATACTCGCCATTATAACCGGATTGGTTATTTGGGTGTTCTCAAGCCAGGTTGGCCTATTGCTGGACGATTTTCCGCAAATAACGCAGAATGTAACCCGGCATCTTGATAATTTAAGCACCTGGATAAGTTCCTCCTTCGGCTTTTCGCCCACAGAACAGCTTAACTTTATTAATGAGCAAAGTAAAAAGCTTTTCAGCTCAGCAGGGAGTGTTTTGCGTGGTGCGGCAGGTTCATTATCCGGCTTTATAATCTTCTTTGGGTTATTACCTATTTATATCTATCTCATTATGATGTACAGGAACCTTTTCCTGAAATTTATTTTGATGTGGTTTGATAAAAAAGACCATGAAAACGTAGAAGAAGGGATAAGGCAAACCGAAACGATGGTTAAAAGTTACCTCATTGGCCTGCTGATCCAAATCACTTACATAATTATTTTATTGGGTGGATGTTTGATGTTATTTGGAATTAAAAATGCGCTGCTGATTGGTATTTTATTTGCCCTGCTTAACCTGATCCCATACCTGGGCGCTTTCATCGGCAATATATTGGGCGTGCTGATTACACTGGCTTCATCAGAAAACATAGTGGATATCCTTATTGTTTTGGGTGCCATTACCGTTGTGCAATTCCTGGATAACAACATACTTATGCCGCGCATTGTAGGGTCGCAGGTAAAAATAAACCCGCTTACCTCAATTGTAGGCATTATTGTGGGTGGTGCCATGGCTGGCATCTCCGGGATGTTCCTGGCTATGCCTATCCTTTCTGTTTTGAAAATTGTGTTTGACCGCTCTGCTGATTATAAACAGTGGGGTATATTACTGGGCGATGACAGACCAACTAAAAGCCCGATGAAAATTTAG
- a CDS encoding CDP-alcohol phosphatidyltransferase family protein, which yields MYKQSFYSVNAITLYRLIAAPALLLLIFIKQFEVFKWLLAVSFLTDVLDGYLARKFKVTSPFGSIIDSVSDDLTVAVAITGIVVINPAFLSEQIAIIACIVALFLIQIVAALLRYRKISSFHTYMAKAAAVFQAVFLTSFYFLPKPPYTLFYITAALTIIDLAEEIMLVAILPQWTTDIKGVYWIFKKGAQ from the coding sequence ATGTATAAACAATCGTTCTATTCAGTAAATGCCATAACGCTCTACAGGTTGATTGCAGCGCCTGCGTTGCTTCTTTTAATATTTATTAAGCAGTTTGAGGTTTTTAAATGGTTGCTGGCCGTTAGTTTTTTAACAGATGTATTAGATGGATACCTGGCCCGCAAATTCAAAGTAACCAGTCCTTTTGGATCTATAATTGATTCCGTTTCAGATGATTTAACGGTTGCAGTGGCTATAACAGGAATAGTTGTCATAAACCCGGCTTTTCTTTCCGAACAAATAGCAATAATAGCCTGTATTGTGGCGCTGTTTTTAATTCAAATTGTTGCCGCATTATTACGTTACCGAAAAATCAGCAGTTTTCATACGTACATGGCTAAAGCAGCTGCGGTTTTCCAGGCGGTATTTCTTACCTCTTTTTATTTCCTACCTAAACCACCGTACACGTTGTTTTACATAACTGCGGCATTAACCATTATTGATTTGGCTGAAGAGATAATGCTTGTTGCTATATTGCCGCAATGGACAACCGATATTAAAGGTGTATATTGGATTTTTAAAAAAGGGGCCCAATAA
- a CDS encoding START domain-containing protein — MKKRLILLNILLFMFYAAIAQGNWELKKNENGIAVYTRKPVNGALKELRVICELDATKAQLISTLQDIGNYTDWVYSNKKSEILKSVGPHKIIYYTESSLPWPIKNRDLVVQLDINPGPEILDIQAKSLPEYLPQNKKFIRVPYSLAKWKVTEAPNNKLKVDYTFSVDPGGSIPSWLVNATMAIGPYNSFVKLREVLEKKNGK; from the coding sequence ATGAAAAAGAGGCTGATCCTGTTAAATATACTGTTGTTTATGTTTTATGCTGCAATTGCGCAAGGCAACTGGGAACTTAAGAAAAACGAGAATGGTATTGCTGTTTACACCCGTAAACCCGTAAACGGCGCTTTAAAGGAGCTAAGGGTTATTTGCGAACTTGATGCTACAAAAGCGCAACTGATAAGTACGCTGCAGGATATCGGCAATTATACAGACTGGGTATATTCAAACAAGAAATCGGAAATTTTAAAAAGCGTTGGCCCTCATAAAATTATTTATTATACCGAGTCGAGTTTGCCGTGGCCTATAAAAAATCGTGATCTTGTTGTTCAGCTGGATATTAACCCGGGGCCGGAAATTTTAGACATCCAGGCTAAAAGTCTTCCTGAATACCTCCCTCAAAATAAAAAATTCATCCGTGTTCCCTATTCATTGGCAAAGTGGAAGGTAACAGAAGCACCTAACAACAAACTAAAAGTAGATTATACTTTTAGTGTAGATCCGGGCGGCAGTATCCCATCGTGGCTTGTAAACGCAACCATGGCTATCGGTCCTTATAATTCGTTTGTTAAGTTAAGAGAAGTGCTGGAGAAAAAGAATGGCAAATAA
- a CDS encoding PSD1 and planctomycete cytochrome C domain-containing protein, translated as MRRKLYLLGIFCAGSIVAFLNACNNSASNIEDQVPDSISYNFNIRPILSDKCYKCHGPDASKRQAGLRLDKPESAFKALKDNPAAHVLVPGSPEMSELFRRISTNDTAEIMPPANSNLKRLTPHEVDLIKKWIKQGAKYEKHWAFVPPKLWPVPEVDNKEWPKNPIDNFILKKQEQYGIKPNPEADKEHLLKRVSLDLTGLPPSLEMQDRFLADKSPDAYGKVVDELMKSPAYGEKMALHWMDVARYADSHGYQDDNYRTQWPWRDWVIHAYNENLPYDKFISWQLAGDLMPDATKEQLLATGFNRNHKITEEGGVINEEYRVAYVTDRTNTFGKALLGVTMECAHCHDHKYDPFSQKEYYQLYSFFNSVKEPGLQATVGGPETYAKRPLMQITNADVKSILKFVNKKDTGKLIVSVMGDSEVYRKTYILKRGNYDAHGDEVQPGTPAAIMPFNNALPKNRLGLAKWLFDKRNPLTARVFVNQTWQELFGKGIVKSSGDFGMQGDLPSHPELLDWLAVDFMNHGWDMKRLVKQMVMSATYRQSAVLTKDKMKIDPDNTLLSRGPRYRLPAELVRDLVLASSGLLTKTIGGPSVNPYQPPGLWENATSGRGILASYKQVHGPDLYRRGMYTLIKRTVPPVEMAIFDASNRDQCEVKRLRTNTPLQALLMENDPTVLEAARVLAARLLKDNTQAKDKITKAFRLIIGRTPAEQELGILTAYYNDQLKTLNKKDAQKVLTVGEYPITPGVDEVLLAAMMKTVDTIYNLEEAITKT; from the coding sequence ATGCGGCGGAAACTATATTTATTGGGAATCTTTTGTGCGGGTAGTATTGTCGCGTTTCTCAACGCCTGCAATAATTCTGCGTCCAATATCGAGGATCAGGTGCCCGATAGCATCAGCTATAATTTTAACATCCGTCCCATTCTTTCTGATAAATGTTATAAATGCCACGGGCCCGATGCCAGTAAAAGGCAGGCCGGTTTACGGCTGGATAAACCCGAGAGCGCTTTTAAAGCTTTAAAGGATAATCCCGCAGCGCACGTACTGGTCCCCGGCAGCCCCGAAATGTCTGAACTATTCAGAAGAATATCTACCAATGACACAGCTGAAATAATGCCGCCGGCCAATTCAAACCTGAAACGCTTGACCCCACATGAGGTTGACCTGATTAAAAAATGGATAAAACAGGGCGCAAAATATGAAAAGCACTGGGCCTTTGTTCCGCCAAAGCTATGGCCCGTACCCGAAGTTGACAACAAGGAGTGGCCTAAAAACCCGATCGATAATTTTATACTAAAAAAACAGGAACAGTATGGGATTAAACCCAACCCCGAGGCTGATAAGGAGCATTTGCTAAAAAGAGTCAGCCTCGATTTAACAGGTTTGCCGCCCAGCCTTGAAATGCAGGATAGGTTTTTAGCGGACAAAAGTCCCGATGCATATGGCAAGGTGGTTGATGAGCTGATGAAAAGCCCGGCATACGGAGAAAAGATGGCACTGCATTGGATGGATGTTGCCCGTTATGCCGACTCGCACGGATACCAGGACGACAACTACCGTACGCAGTGGCCATGGCGCGATTGGGTGATTCATGCATATAATGAAAACCTGCCCTATGATAAATTTATATCGTGGCAGCTGGCCGGCGACCTGATGCCGGACGCCACCAAGGAACAATTGCTGGCAACGGGCTTTAACCGAAATCATAAAATAACGGAAGAGGGAGGTGTTATAAATGAGGAATACCGTGTAGCTTACGTTACCGACCGTACGAATACTTTCGGCAAAGCATTGCTGGGGGTGACGATGGAATGTGCCCATTGTCACGACCACAAGTACGATCCTTTTTCGCAAAAAGAATATTATCAGCTTTACTCTTTTTTTAACAGTGTGAAAGAGCCAGGTTTACAGGCGACAGTTGGCGGGCCCGAAACTTATGCCAAGCGGCCGCTGATGCAGATTACCAATGCCGACGTAAAGAGTATTTTGAAGTTTGTAAACAAGAAGGACACAGGCAAACTAATAGTATCAGTGATGGGCGATAGCGAGGTTTACCGCAAAACATACATCCTGAAGCGGGGAAACTATGATGCACACGGCGATGAAGTGCAGCCCGGAACCCCAGCCGCCATTATGCCGTTTAACAACGCCCTGCCTAAAAACAGGCTGGGGCTGGCCAAATGGTTATTTGATAAAAGGAACCCGCTTACCGCAAGGGTATTTGTAAACCAAACCTGGCAGGAGCTGTTTGGAAAAGGCATTGTAAAAAGCTCGGGCGATTTCGGGATGCAGGGCGACTTGCCCTCACATCCTGAACTGCTGGACTGGCTGGCGGTTGATTTTATGAATCACGGCTGGGATATGAAACGATTGGTAAAACAGATGGTAATGTCCGCAACCTATCGACAGTCGGCAGTACTCACCAAAGACAAAATGAAGATTGATCCGGATAATACACTCTTATCCCGCGGCCCGCGATACCGGCTCCCTGCTGAACTGGTACGGGACCTGGTACTTGCAAGCAGCGGCCTGCTAACCAAAACAATTGGCGGCCCCAGTGTAAATCCATATCAACCGCCCGGCCTGTGGGAAAACGCAACATCCGGTCGCGGTATTTTGGCCAGCTATAAGCAGGTTCATGGACCCGATCTTTACCGCCGCGGAATGTACACCCTCATAAAGCGCACTGTTCCCCCTGTTGAAATGGCCATTTTTGATGCCAGCAACCGCGACCAATGCGAAGTAAAGCGGCTAAGGACAAACACGCCTTTGCAGGCACTGTTAATGGAAAACGACCCGACGGTGCTGGAAGCGGCAAGGGTTTTAGCCGCAAGGTTACTAAAGGATAATACGCAGGCAAAAGACAAAATAACAAAAGCATTCCGCCTTATTATTGGCCGCACGCCAGCAGAGCAGGAACTGGGGATATTAACGGCTTATTATAATGACCAGCTAAAAACCCTGAATAAGAAGGACGCACAAAAGGTATTAACCGTAGGAGAATACCCCATTACGCCTGGGGTTGATGAGGTATTGCTGGCAGCCATGATGAAAACAGTTGATACAATTTATAATTTAGAGGAAGCGATAACAAAAACCTGA
- a CDS encoding DUF1501 domain-containing protein, producing MEKDILEHRLNINRRRFLSRLSMGIGSIALGSLLIPDLFSGSGGESEADFIAGIPNFAPKAKRVIYLFQDGAPSQLESFDYKPKLREMMGQDLPASVRGTQILTGMTANQAHFPLVGSFYDFKQYGESRAWISDMFPHIGAIADDICIIRSMYTEAINHDPALTFFQTGAQQGNRPSMGSWVSYGLGSENKNLPAFTVLLSKGKGNGQGVYSKLWSNGFLDSIHQGVQFSSGENPVLYLNDQSGIDRRERRKMLDKLAELNEISYKEFGDPEISAKVQQYEMAYRMQSAVPEIMDVSKESDDIIKMYGPDCLVPGTYAANCLLARKLSESGVRFVQLYHQGWDQHNNLPQEMAGQAKDVDQASAALVTDLKQRGLLDETLVIWGGEFGRTNYSQGKLEKANYGRDHHPRCFSIWMAGGGIKPGIVYGESDEFGYNIVKDPVHVHDFHATILNQLGLDHTKLTFKSQGRRYRLTDVAGKVVKGIIS from the coding sequence ATGGAAAAAGATATTTTAGAGCATCGCCTTAATATAAACAGGCGCAGGTTTTTATCCAGGCTGAGCATGGGTATTGGGAGTATTGCCTTGGGTTCGTTGCTTATTCCTGATCTTTTCAGCGGCAGTGGTGGCGAAAGTGAGGCGGACTTTATAGCGGGCATTCCGAATTTTGCACCAAAAGCCAAAAGGGTTATTTACCTTTTCCAGGATGGCGCGCCATCACAACTGGAATCATTTGATTACAAGCCAAAGCTGAGAGAAATGATGGGGCAGGATCTTCCTGCCTCTGTTCGCGGTACCCAAATTCTTACCGGGATGACTGCTAACCAGGCCCATTTTCCGTTAGTGGGCTCCTTTTATGATTTTAAGCAGTACGGCGAATCAAGAGCGTGGATCAGCGATATGTTTCCGCACATAGGTGCAATTGCTGATGATATTTGCATTATCCGTTCTATGTACACCGAGGCTATTAACCATGACCCCGCTTTAACATTTTTCCAAACCGGGGCACAGCAGGGCAATCGTCCCAGCATGGGCTCGTGGGTAAGCTACGGACTGGGCAGCGAAAATAAAAACCTTCCCGCTTTCACCGTTTTACTTTCCAAAGGAAAAGGCAATGGGCAGGGTGTTTATTCAAAACTTTGGAGCAATGGTTTTTTGGATTCTATTCACCAGGGAGTACAATTTAGTAGCGGTGAAAACCCAGTGCTTTATTTAAATGACCAGTCGGGAATTGACCGCCGCGAGCGCCGCAAAATGCTGGATAAACTTGCGGAACTAAATGAGATCTCTTATAAAGAATTTGGAGACCCGGAGATCTCCGCCAAAGTACAGCAATATGAAATGGCCTACCGGATGCAGTCGGCCGTGCCCGAAATAATGGATGTTTCAAAAGAATCGGACGATATTATAAAAATGTACGGCCCCGATTGCCTGGTACCTGGTACTTACGCTGCCAATTGCCTGCTGGCGCGCAAGCTATCAGAAAGCGGTGTGCGTTTTGTGCAGCTGTATCACCAGGGCTGGGATCAGCACAACAACCTGCCGCAGGAAATGGCCGGCCAGGCAAAAGACGTTGACCAGGCATCAGCAGCACTGGTTACAGATTTAAAACAACGCGGCCTGCTTGACGAAACCCTTGTGATTTGGGGCGGCGAATTTGGGCGCACCAATTATAGCCAGGGCAAACTGGAAAAAGCAAACTATGGCCGCGACCATCATCCGCGTTGTTTCAGCATCTGGATGGCCGGTGGCGGTATTAAGCCCGGTATTGTTTACGGCGAATCGGACGAGTTTGGGTATAATATTGTAAAAGACCCCGTTCATGTGCACGATTTCCACGCAACTATTTTAAACCAATTGGGGCTTGATCATACAAAACTAACTTTTAAAAGCCAGGGCCGCAGGTACAGGTTAACAGACGTTGCTGGTAAGGTGGTGAAGGGAATAATCAGTTAA
- a CDS encoding NHL repeat-containing protein has protein sequence MERRNFIKQSAVFTGSFFIAKDLLAKNDGPIYGHGNMRYRMDKSWSKADPIKNPVNDCHEMVQDSKGRILLLTNETKNNVLIYNKSGKLLDTWGHEFSGAHGLTLVNENGTEFLFITDTVKHQVYKTTIDGKILMTIDVPLETGVYKKPEDFIPTETWVDTNGDFFIADGYGSQYVMHYDKNGKLKSFFGGRGDGDEHLDNAHGIVIDRRGVTPTLLVTDRTRNCFKRFSMDGKLMEIIKLPGACVCRPVIKGDYLYAAVLRSPNLNAENTGFTTILDKNNKVVSNIGGTEPVYKEGILQPMAQAEKIFLNPHDVLVDNDENLYVAQWASGKVYPYKFTRV, from the coding sequence ATGGAAAGAAGAAATTTCATTAAGCAATCAGCCGTATTTACCGGCAGCTTTTTTATAGCAAAGGACCTGTTAGCAAAAAACGACGGGCCAATTTACGGGCATGGAAATATGCGTTACCGCATGGATAAGAGCTGGAGCAAAGCCGACCCGATAAAGAACCCGGTGAACGACTGCCACGAAATGGTACAGGACTCAAAAGGCAGGATCCTGCTACTTACCAACGAAACCAAAAATAACGTACTTATCTACAATAAATCAGGCAAGCTGCTGGATACCTGGGGGCATGAGTTTTCCGGAGCACATGGGCTTACGCTTGTTAACGAGAACGGCACCGAGTTTTTATTTATAACCGATACCGTGAAGCACCAGGTATATAAAACCACTATAGACGGCAAGATCCTGATGACCATTGATGTTCCGTTGGAAACCGGCGTTTACAAAAAGCCGGAAGACTTTATCCCAACGGAAACCTGGGTTGATACCAATGGCGATTTCTTTATTGCAGATGGTTACGGATCGCAATACGTAATGCACTATGATAAAAACGGCAAACTGAAAAGTTTTTTTGGTGGCCGTGGGGATGGTGACGAACATTTGGACAATGCACACGGAATTGTTATTGACAGGCGGGGCGTTACACCCACCCTGCTGGTAACCGATCGTACCCGCAACTGTTTTAAACGCTTTAGCATGGATGGCAAGCTAATGGAAATAATAAAGCTTCCCGGCGCTTGTGTATGCCGGCCTGTAATAAAAGGCGATTATTTGTATGCAGCTGTATTGCGTTCGCCCAATTTAAATGCCGAAAACACCGGTTTTACTACTATTTTGGATAAAAACAACAAAGTAGTATCCAACATCGGCGGTACGGAGCCCGTGTATAAAGAGGGTATTTTACAACCGATGGCACAAGCCGAAAAAATATTTTTAAACCCGCATGACGTGCTGGTGGATAATGACGAAAACCTGTATGTGGCGCAATGGGCATCGGGCAAGGTTTATCCTTATAAGTTTACGCGCGTATAA
- a CDS encoding c-type cytochrome domain-containing protein gives MIKSRHRSFAENLLFALNIFIIFLLVFGTSVIIPQWLQPVGRLHPLILHFPIVVLIMAMMLEFFRFKERFRTETLYHDFTTYLWLTGAIFAAFTAIMGLFLSKEPGYEGATLQWHKWLGAGVVFVSTIIYWCRSAGWYNVKIARSCAALVVVSLVLAGHFGADLTHGENFVLAPVWHPEKELVPVEKALVYRDVIQPIFLSKCTSCHNPDKTKGGLMLIDEKSILKGGKDGKLFLAGQPQISMLLQRIHLPEEDKKHMPPSGKPQLTPDEMNLLYLWIKENADFKKKVIDLPEKDSLRLIAVTYLKPADETGEKYDFAAADEKLIKKLNNNYRVIYPLASESPALGVNVYNKSTYQPKTLQQLSAIKKQVVLLDVSKMPVKDAELKTIAQFENLHVLNLNFTDITGSTLKDLAGLKALKMLSLAGTPLNAGAIKQISAIRSLTKITLWDTGLSDAVLKELQSSNKNIEFIKSFKDDGKPIKLNDPQVKNTSLVFANSIPLQLVHPIKGVELRYTADGSTPDSLQSPIYKPGLDLTQTSSIKVKAYKNGWLSSDVVQFNVFKSAFTPDSISFLTPPNEKYTASGAKSLIDKELGGTNFGNGKWIAAQKNIEIYMQFANPVKLHTITLNCLRNLGSQVFLPIGIEIWGGADLNHLKRLSSIVPPQAKKGEPDMAVGIDCKLKVDGAISCIKIIAKNIQQLPSWDPVKKGPEWVFMDEIFVN, from the coding sequence ATGATAAAAAGCAGGCACAGGAGTTTTGCGGAGAATTTGTTATTTGCCCTTAATATTTTCATCATCTTTCTTCTTGTCTTTGGCACGTCAGTTATAATTCCACAATGGCTGCAGCCGGTTGGCAGGCTGCACCCGCTGATCCTCCATTTTCCTATAGTGGTGCTGATAATGGCGATGATGCTTGAGTTTTTTCGTTTTAAAGAAAGATTCCGCACGGAAACGCTTTACCATGATTTTACAACTTATTTATGGCTTACCGGCGCCATCTTCGCTGCTTTTACGGCAATAATGGGGTTGTTTTTATCGAAAGAACCTGGCTACGAAGGTGCTACGTTGCAATGGCACAAATGGCTTGGTGCAGGAGTCGTTTTTGTGTCGACAATAATTTACTGGTGTCGTAGTGCAGGCTGGTACAATGTTAAAATAGCCCGTTCGTGCGCGGCGCTTGTGGTTGTCTCGCTGGTATTGGCGGGGCATTTTGGCGCTGATCTTACCCATGGTGAAAATTTTGTGCTGGCTCCCGTTTGGCATCCCGAAAAAGAATTGGTGCCGGTTGAGAAGGCCCTGGTTTACCGTGATGTCATTCAGCCGATATTCTTAAGCAAATGCACCAGCTGTCATAATCCGGATAAAACCAAGGGTGGACTGATGCTGATAGACGAAAAGTCGATTTTAAAAGGCGGCAAGGATGGAAAGCTGTTTTTGGCCGGTCAACCGCAGATCAGCATGCTGTTACAACGCATCCACCTGCCGGAAGAAGACAAAAAGCACATGCCGCCGTCTGGCAAGCCGCAGCTCACACCGGATGAAATGAACCTGCTTTATCTTTGGATAAAGGAAAATGCGGACTTTAAAAAAAAAGTGATTGATCTTCCGGAGAAAGATTCATTGCGGCTGATCGCGGTTACTTATTTAAAACCAGCCGATGAAACCGGGGAGAAATATGATTTTGCTGCGGCAGATGAAAAACTGATTAAAAAGCTTAATAATAATTATAGGGTTATCTATCCGCTTGCCAGTGAATCGCCTGCACTGGGGGTGAATGTTTACAATAAAAGTACCTATCAGCCCAAAACATTACAGCAATTAAGCGCTATAAAAAAACAGGTGGTATTGCTTGATGTAAGCAAAATGCCTGTTAAAGATGCGGAACTCAAAACCATAGCTCAATTTGAAAACCTGCATGTGCTGAACCTCAATTTTACGGATATTACCGGCAGCACATTGAAAGATCTCGCCGGACTTAAAGCGCTAAAAATGCTCTCGCTGGCAGGAACGCCGCTTAATGCAGGGGCAATTAAACAGATCAGCGCTATCAGGAGCCTCACCAAAATTACTCTTTGGGATACCGGTTTAAGTGATGCCGTACTAAAGGAACTACAATCCAGCAATAAAAATATTGAATTTATCAAGAGCTTTAAAGACGACGGCAAACCCATTAAGCTGAACGATCCTCAGGTTAAAAACACGTCGCTGGTATTCGCTAACTCCATCCCATTACAACTGGTTCATCCGATAAAAGGCGTCGAACTGCGATATACAGCTGATGGTTCTACCCCCGACAGCTTGCAATCTCCGATATATAAACCAGGCCTTGATTTAACGCAAACCAGCAGTATTAAAGTAAAAGCCTATAAAAACGGCTGGTTGAGCAGCGACGTGGTTCAGTTTAATGTTTTTAAAAGCGCCTTTACACCGGATAGCATCAGTTTTTTAACGCCTCCCAATGAAAAATATACAGCGTCGGGTGCCAAGTCATTAATTGATAAGGAGCTTGGTGGCACCAATTTTGGCAATGGAAAATGGATAGCAGCGCAAAAGAACATCGAAATTTATATGCAGTTTGCCAACCCGGTCAAGCTGCACACCATTACCCTTAATTGTTTAAGAAATTTGGGAAGCCAGGTGTTTTTACCTATTGGGATAGAGATCTGGGGCGGTGCAGATCTTAACCATCTGAAACGGCTAAGTTCCATTGTGCCGCCGCAGGCAAAAAAAGGAGAACCGGACATGGCTGTTGGAATAGATTGCAAGCTGAAGGTAGATGGCGCAATTTCCTGTATAAAAATAATAGCCAAAAACATTCAGCAGCTCCCCTCCTGGGACCCGGTAAAAAAGGGGCCTGAATGGGTATTTATGGATGAGATATTCGTAAATTAG
- a CDS encoding GMC oxidoreductase — translation MDNKNIYDAIVVGSGISGGWAAKELCELGVKTLVLERGRNIEHLKDYPTATKNPWDFPHRMQEPKAVLDENPVISKCYAFGEDTQHFFVKDKEHPYIQEKPFDWIRGYQVGGKSITWGRACQRWSNFEFTAPQRYGYAVDWPIRYEDIAPWYSHVEKFAGICGGKDGLEALPDGEYLEPFEMSAVEQGIQKKISAHYKDRFMVRTRWAHLTKPEPIHLEQGRGQCQARDLCTRGCPFGGYFSSVSSTLPWAKKTGNLTIRPHSVVHSIIYDEQKGKAVGVKIIDALTHQEIDYYAKVIFLNAACLNTNLILLNSKSNRFPNGLGNDNGLLGKFLAFQNYRASVHGTYDGLEDKYYFGRNPTNPIIANYRNLHKQDTDFLGGYLTFVYSNRNPEFRNSLNAGIGGNYKDSLTEPGPWRAGMFMQGETIPKESNHVRLSTDHKDPWGIPQLITSVGYDDNDEKMVADFLTQSAEMLEVAGLRDIEKVDTKQAPGLDIHEMGGCRMGNDPKTSLLNKFNQLHLCKNVFVTDGACMTSTGNQSPSILYMAFAARAAHHAVDEMKKGNLS, via the coding sequence ATGGATAACAAAAATATTTACGATGCTATTGTGGTTGGCTCGGGCATTAGTGGCGGATGGGCCGCCAAAGAGCTGTGCGAGCTGGGGGTTAAAACCCTGGTGCTGGAACGCGGACGAAACATTGAGCACCTGAAAGATTACCCCACAGCTACTAAAAACCCATGGGATTTTCCGCACCGGATGCAGGAGCCAAAGGCCGTGCTGGATGAAAACCCGGTGATCAGCAAATGTTATGCTTTTGGGGAAGATACGCAGCACTTTTTTGTAAAGGATAAGGAACACCCGTATATCCAGGAAAAGCCTTTCGACTGGATCAGGGGCTACCAGGTAGGAGGCAAATCAATAACATGGGGGCGCGCCTGCCAGCGATGGAGCAATTTTGAATTTACTGCACCCCAGCGTTACGGTTATGCTGTGGACTGGCCCATAAGATACGAGGATATAGCTCCCTGGTACAGCCACGTTGAAAAGTTTGCGGGTATTTGCGGCGGAAAGGATGGCCTTGAAGCGCTGCCAGATGGCGAATACCTGGAGCCCTTTGAAATGAGCGCTGTAGAGCAGGGGATTCAAAAAAAAATAAGCGCGCATTACAAAGACCGTTTTATGGTGCGTACCCGCTGGGCGCATTTGACCAAACCTGAGCCTATTCATTTAGAGCAAGGCCGCGGGCAATGCCAGGCGCGTGATCTTTGTACCAGAGGTTGTCCTTTCGGCGGCTATTTCAGCTCCGTATCATCAACATTACCCTGGGCAAAAAAGACAGGGAACTTAACCATAAGGCCACACTCGGTTGTGCATTCTATTATTTATGACGAGCAAAAAGGGAAAGCCGTTGGCGTAAAAATTATTGATGCCCTTACCCACCAGGAGATTGACTATTATGCAAAAGTGATTTTCCTGAATGCGGCCTGTTTAAACACGAACTTGATCCTGCTCAACTCCAAATCAAACCGGTTTCCGAACGGGCTGGGGAATGATAATGGCTTGCTCGGCAAATTTCTTGCTTTTCAAAACTATCGGGCAAGCGTTCATGGCACGTATGACGGGCTGGAAGATAAATATTACTTTGGCCGCAATCCAACAAACCCAATCATCGCCAATTACCGGAACCTGCATAAACAGGACACCGACTTTTTAGGCGGCTACTTAACCTTTGTATATTCAAACCGGAACCCGGAGTTCAGGAACAGTTTAAATGCGGGTATCGGTGGTAATTATAAAGATTCGCTTACTGAGCCCGGTCCGTGGCGGGCGGGCATGTTTATGCAGGGTGAAACCATCCCGAAGGAAAGCAACCACGTACGCTTAAGCACCGATCATAAAGACCCATGGGGGATCCCGCAACTGATCACCTCGGTTGGGTATGATGATAACGACGAAAAAATGGTTGCTGATTTTTTAACTCAAAGCGCCGAGATGCTGGAGGTAGCGGGCTTACGCGATATAGAAAAAGTAGATACCAAACAAGCACCCGGGCTTGATATCCATGAAATGGGCGGTTGCCGGATGGGTAACGATCCTAAAACATCGCTGCTCAATAAATTTAACCAGCTGCACCTGTGTAAAAATGTTTTTGTAACGGACGGAGCCTGCATGACCAGCACCGGTAATCAGAGTCCATCTATATTATATATGGCATTTGCGGCAAGGGCAGCGCACCACGCGGTTGACGAGATGAAAAAAGGGAATTTGAGTTAA